A window of Streptomyces broussonetiae genomic DNA:
CCGCCGGACTGACCACCGACTGGAACTCCGGCCCGGTCGAAGGAGCAGTCAATCGGATCAAGATGCTCAAGCGGCAGATGTTCGGCCGGGCAGGATTCGCGCTCCTCCGCAAGCGCGTCCTGCTCGCCTTTTGACCTCATCGTCGGCAGCGCATGCAAAGATCCCCGGGGCAGCACTCGGGAGGAGATCACCATGGGGACCTGGGACGTCGGCCCCTTCGACAACGACGACGCTGCGGACTTCGCCCTCGCCTTGGACGAGGCCACCTTGGACAACCGCGAAAGTCTGGTCCGCAGCGCGCTCGAACGCGCCGCCAACGCCATGGATTACCTCAGCGACACCGATGCCGTGCTGGCAGTGGCTGCCGCTGCCCTGGTCGTCGCTCAACACCCGGGCGGTGAACCAACCTGCGCGAACTACGGCCCTTCGCAGCCAATGCCAAAGTTCCCCGCCGACTTCAAGAAACTGGCCGTCGACGCCTTGGGCCAGGTCGTCGCGGAGTCGTCCGAACTTGCCGAGCGGTGGGATGAATCCTCGAACGGCCGCAAATGGAGCCAGGCGATCACTCGCCTACGCGACATCCTCGACCCTCCGATCCCGCCACAAGAGGAAGTCCTCTTCGACATCTAGCTGTTGCTGGCCATGACGTTGGTGACGCTTGCGTGGAGGCGTGAGGCTGGAGGATGGTTTCCGGCGGCGGTGTGAGGTCGGTGGTAGTTGTAGTGGACGTTCCACACCATGATCGCCCGGGCGCGCTCTGCTTCAGAGGCCCAGTTGCGGGCGTAGAGCAGCTCTTCGGCGAGGATGCGCTGATAACGCTCGACCTTGCCGTTGTGCCGAGGTGTGTAGGGCCTGGTTCGCTGGTGTCGGGAGGCCCACGAGGCCAAGATGCGCGTGAAGACCGCTGCGCGGCAGTTGGCGCCGTTGTCCGTGACCACGCGAACGACCCTGTGGATGCCGTGCGCGGCGAAGAACGCGCGGGCGCGGCTCAAGAACGCCACGGTGGTGGCGGCCTTTTCGTCGGGAAGGGGCTCGGTGTAGGCCAGGCGGGAGAACCCGTCGACGGCGGAGTGCAGGTAGACGTACCCGCCCTTGCCGCCAGCGGTCTTCGCACGCTGGACTGCCTTGGCCTGTTCGGAGCCGCGTCCGTGAACCCGCCACCCGCCGCCATCGGGGATGCGTCCGACCTTCTTGACGTCGAGGTGGACCAGGTGGCCTGGGTAGCGGGCCACGATCCGTTTCGGCGGGCGCCGGTTGACCGAGCCGTCGGGATCGAGGAACCGGCGGTGGTTGATGCCCAGACGCGTCAGCCACCGGCCCACGGTGCGTTCGCTGATCCGCACGCCCTGGCCCGCGAGTTCGAGTGCGATCCTGCGCGCGGACCACTTGTTGTCCCGTCGTAGCTGCTCGATCCGTTCGACGACGTCGGGCGGCGTCTGGGTCGGTGTGTCGGTGTACGAGCTCATGTGCAGAGCGAAGTACACCCTCACGTGCAGAGTGACGTACGAAGTTGTGGCCGGGGCGAGGGCGTCAGCCCTCGCCCCGGCCGTGTGGGGTGAAGCGGCAGGTTCAGGCGGTCGCTGCGTCGCCGCCGTCGATGGCGAACAGCTTGTTCTTCAGCCGGTAGCTGTTGCCGTTGATGGAGACGACCTCGCAGTGGTGCAGGAGACGGTCGAGGATGGCGGTGGCGAGGACCTCGTCTCCGAACACCTGTCCCCACTCTCCGAAGGTCTTGTTCGAGGTGAGGATGATCGAGCCCTTCTCGTATCGCTTCGAGATCAGCTGGAAGACGAGGTTGGCCTCGTCCCGGTCGAGTGGGAGATAGCCCACCTCGTCGACCACGAGAACGTCGGGCCGCTGATACTGCCGCATCCTGGCGGGCAGCCGGCCGATCCGGTCGGCCTCTTTGAGCTGCCGGACCATGTCGTCGAGGCTGGTGAAGTAGATGGTGAACCCGGCCCGGCAAGCCGCGACGGCCAGCCCCACCGCGATGTGGGTCTTTCCGACCCCGGGCGGTCCCAGCAGGGCGACGTTGGTCCTGGTTTCGACGAAGGCCAAGGTGGCCAGGTCGCGGATCTTGCGGGGGTCGAGTTCCGGCTGGAACGAGAAGTCGTAGTCCTCAAGCGTCTTGTGGTGCGGCAGCCGGGACAGCCGCAGGCCGGTGTGGAAGCGGCGGTCGTCCCGGACGGCCAGTTCTTCGGACAGGGCCAGGTCGAGGAAGTCGAGGTAGCCCATCTTGCCGGCGTCCGCGCGCTGGATCAGGTGGTCGAGACTGGCCGCCGTGTGGGGCAGGCCGAGCTTGGCGGCGGTGGATCGCAGTCGGGCGGTGACCAGTTCGCTCACGCGGTGTCCTTCGAGTCCGAAACGATGCGGGGACGGGGCTTGGGACCGGTGCCGGCGATGTCGTCGTAGAACGACAACGGACGTTTGCCGACAGGAACTTGGGCAGCTGGTGACTGTTTGATCAGTTCTTGGAGTGGGCTGTCCGACGCGGTCGCCGTCCCGGACCGGCGAGCCGGTTCGGTGACGTGTGTGGTGGTGCGGCGGCCGGATCCGTCGGGCAGGCCGTTCCAGTGGGCGTCGTCGACGACCCAGGCGCCGCGGGTGTGCGACCGGGGATGAACGGCCAGCAGGGTCGCCCCTGTCAGGTCCGGGGCCAGCAGGTGCAGGGAGATGCTGTCGCCGCCGGCACGGACCTCGACCAGCTGTCGGGGGCGGACGCGACGGGCGGGCACCGAGTAGAGGCTGGCCTCGAACGCGACCAGGCAGTCCTTGCCGACGTGCCGCAGGTGTCGGTCGGTGACCAGGTAAGGCCGGGACGGAAGCGGTCGCAGGGCGGCATGGTCGCGTTCGGCCCGCAGACCGATCACTTCATGGTGCGTGCGATGGGTTCGGGCCCGCCGCAGCGGCACCCAGTCGACGAAGGCGGCATCCATCTGCACCACCGAGTCGAACGACCGGCCCGCCAGCACGTGATCACGGACGATGGTCACCTGCCGCTCGACCCGGCCCTTTCCGGTGGGCCGATAGGCGGCCAGCACATCGATGTCGAAGTTGTAGTGCCCGGCGAACGCGACGGCTTCCGGATGCAGCGGGACCGCTTCGCCTGGGGCGACGTGTCGGCGCACGACGGTCTTGGTCCGGTCGTAGACGATCACCTTGGGGACCCCTCCGAAGTGGGCAAATGCCCGACGGTGGCAGTCCCAGAACGTCGCCAGGTCCATCGACGTGGTGAAGCAGCAAAACGGGTCCCGTGAGTAGGACAGGACCATGTGGAAGGAGTACACCTTCTTGATCCCGACGTGCGTGAGGACGCCGCCCTCGTCGCCCCAGTCGACCTGGGCCTGGGCGCCGGGGATCACCTCGAACCGGCGGTGCAGGCCATCGAGTTCGTCCGGGCCGATGCCCAGCTCGGCCATCACCTGCGGCCGAGCCTGCTGCAGATAGATCTTCACTCGCTGGTAGTTGCCGGTGAACCCATACTGGGCGACGAGCCGTTCGTGGATCACCGTGCCCTTCAGCGTGATGTCGGCCCGCAGCCAGGCGTCGATGACCGGTTTGAACGGCTCGATCACCTGCGGATTGCAGCCCTTGCGGGGCGGCCCTTTCGGCGGCACCACCGGCGGTGGCGCCTCGACATACTTCTTGACAGTCCGCCAGTTCAGCCCGGTCTCCCGGGCGATGGCGGAGATGCTCATCCCTGCTTCATGCAGGGCGCGAAACCGGCGCAGATCCATCCAACGCTCCGAGTGCAGGATCATCGAGACGGGACACCCTTCGCCTCCTCTCACCTCGCGCGATGGCTGTCCCGCACCCGAAGGCCCTACTCACGACACGCGTACGACACGCCCAAGATCAACCCGATCGAGTGTGTACGTGAGCTCGTACCTACCTCTGCACATCAACATGTACGCGGACACGGTGAAGAGTGCGGGACGCTCAAACGGTCCTGCAGCCCGGCTTCGCCATACTTGTCGTAGCGGTTCTTCCATTTGGACAGGCAGGCGCGGGAGAGCCGGCCTCGGCGGCGACGTGGGCGATCGGACGGGTGCGGCAGCGTTCGATGAGCCTTCGGCGTCCCTCGACGTTCAAAGGGGCGTTCGCATGCGTCACTGGAGCACCTCGGTGCTTCGGCCAGCCGCGATCACGGTGCGGAAGAGGAACGCAAGGAGCAGCGCAACGGCGACCAGGAATCCGCTCGACCACAGAGGCCCGAGGTTCCCGGCCGCGGTGCTGAGGGTGGTCGCGGCGATGAGAGGGCCGACGGCGGCGCCCACGTTGAGCGCCGCGGTCGCGCACGAGCCGGCCATGGTCGGGGCTCCCGCGGCTTCGTAAAGGACCCGCGTGATCAGGGTACTGCCCAGCGCGAAGGACAGGGCTCCCTGGATGAACACGAGGGCGAGCAGGGCGAGCGGCTTGTCGGCCAGCACGGCCAGGGCCGGCCAGCCGACGAGCAGCAGCGGGCCGCCGACCGCGATGACCGGGCCGGGGTGCTGGTCGGACAGCCGACCGGCGACCGTGACTCCGGCGAAGGAACCGATACCGAAGAGCACCAGGGCGACAGAGATCCACAGTTCACTGAGCCCGGCGGTGCCGGTCACGACGGGGGCGAGGAAAGTGAAGCCGGCGAAGGTGGCCGCGTTCACCAGCGCACCGAGCAGCATCACCAGGAGCAACCTACGCCGTGCCAGCTGGGCGAGTTCCGCTCGCAGGGCTGGTCCGCCAGGCATCCGTTCCTTCGCCCGTCCCGCTGGGATTCCCTTCAGGATGCCGAGAGCTGCAGGCAGGCAGAGAGCGGCGACAGCCCAGAATGTGGCACGCCAGCCGAGCAGCGTGCCGAGCACCGACCCACCCGGGACACCGGCAATCGTGGCGGTCGTCGTGCCTGACAGCAGCACGGCCAGCGCACGCCCCTTCTTGTCAGGCGAGACCAGGGTGGTGGCAGCCGCCAAAGCGACGGCGAGGAACCCCGCGTTTGCGAGCGCGGCGACGAACCGAGTGGCAAACAGGACCGGGAAGCTGGTGGTGATGGCGCCCACGGCGTGGGCTGCCGCGAAAGCGAGGATGAACCCGAGCAGGCTGGAGCGCCTGGACCACCTACGGGCAAGTGCGGCCACAAGAGGGGCACCGACGATCATGCCGATTGCGAAGGCCGAGGTGAGCACGCCTGCTGTCCCGACAGTGACGTTGAGATCGGAGGCGATGTCCGGCAAAAGGCCGGCGAGCATGAACTCCGAGGTGCCCATGGCGAAGACGGCCACGGCAAGCAGATACAGCGGAAGAGACATCGAGTGGCTCCGGGGCGAGGAGAAGCACGACAAGGTCATCTCGTCACCGCGGCCAGCCCTCAAGGGCGCCCTCGTTACACCGCAGAACGCGGCGCGACGGCACGTCTAGGAGCTCAGTGGTTCAGGGGGCTGACGGCATGTGACCGAAAGCCCCCACCCTGTCTGACTCAGGACTCGACATGACCTGCACGCTACCCGACCACTGTCCGTCGAGGCACCTTGGTTTCATCGATGTTGGCCTGTGTCACCAACGTCATATCCCGCAACATCTAGTAGTGCTTGGTCAGGTTGGTATCGGTTCTGGCGTGTCGCGGTGACAGGTAGGGCAGGCGCCGGTCCAGACCGCGAGGAGTAGCTGCAGTTCGCGGGCGACCTGGTAGAGGCTCAGGCCGGCGCCGTCTCTTTTGGGGACCGGGTCAGTCGCTGGAGGGTGCAGAAGGCGTGTGCGACGGAGACGAGGGTGACGTGGTGGTGCCAGCCTCTCCAGGTGCGCCCTTCGAAGTGGGCCAGGCCCAGGGTCTGTTTCATCTCGCGGTAGTCGTGCTCGATCCTCCAGCGCAGCTTCGCGGTGCGCACGAGGGTGGCCAGCGCCGTGTCGGCGGGCAGGTTGGAGAGCCAGAACTGCACGGGTTCGGGCTGGTTGGCGGGCCATTCGGCCAGCAGCCAGCGCACGGGCAGTTCGGGTCCGGCGGT
This region includes:
- a CDS encoding DUF4259 domain-containing protein; protein product: MGTWDVGPFDNDDAADFALALDEATLDNRESLVRSALERAANAMDYLSDTDAVLAVAAAALVVAQHPGGEPTCANYGPSQPMPKFPADFKKLAVDALGQVVAESSELAERWDESSNGRKWSQAITRLRDILDPPIPPQEEVLFDI
- a CDS encoding Cmx/CmrA family chloramphenicol efflux MFS transporter, translating into MSLPLYLLAVAVFAMGTSEFMLAGLLPDIASDLNVTVGTAGVLTSAFAIGMIVGAPLVAALARRWSRRSSLLGFILAFAAAHAVGAITTSFPVLFATRFVAALANAGFLAVALAAATTLVSPDKKGRALAVLLSGTTTATIAGVPGGSVLGTLLGWRATFWAVAALCLPAALGILKGIPAGRAKERMPGGPALRAELAQLARRRLLLVMLLGALVNAATFAGFTFLAPVVTGTAGLSELWISVALVLFGIGSFAGVTVAGRLSDQHPGPVIAVGGPLLLVGWPALAVLADKPLALLALVFIQGALSFALGSTLITRVLYEAAGAPTMAGSCATAALNVGAAVGPLIAATTLSTAAGNLGPLWSSGFLVAVALLLAFLFRTVIAAGRSTEVLQ
- the istB gene encoding IS21-like element helper ATPase IstB, with translation MSELVTARLRSTAAKLGLPHTAASLDHLIQRADAGKMGYLDFLDLALSEELAVRDDRRFHTGLRLSRLPHHKTLEDYDFSFQPELDPRKIRDLATLAFVETRTNVALLGPPGVGKTHIAVGLAVAACRAGFTIYFTSLDDMVRQLKEADRIGRLPARMRQYQRPDVLVVDEVGYLPLDRDEANLVFQLISKRYEKGSIILTSNKTFGEWGQVFGDEVLATAILDRLLHHCEVVSINGNSYRLKNKLFAIDGGDAATA
- the istA gene encoding IS21 family transposase — its product is MILHSERWMDLRRFRALHEAGMSISAIARETGLNWRTVKKYVEAPPPVVPPKGPPRKGCNPQVIEPFKPVIDAWLRADITLKGTVIHERLVAQYGFTGNYQRVKIYLQQARPQVMAELGIGPDELDGLHRRFEVIPGAQAQVDWGDEGGVLTHVGIKKVYSFHMVLSYSRDPFCCFTTSMDLATFWDCHRRAFAHFGGVPKVIVYDRTKTVVRRHVAPGEAVPLHPEAVAFAGHYNFDIDVLAAYRPTGKGRVERQVTIVRDHVLAGRSFDSVVQMDAAFVDWVPLRRARTHRTHHEVIGLRAERDHAALRPLPSRPYLVTDRHLRHVGKDCLVAFEASLYSVPARRVRPRQLVEVRAGGDSISLHLLAPDLTGATLLAVHPRSHTRGAWVVDDAHWNGLPDGSGRRTTTHVTEPARRSGTATASDSPLQELIKQSPAAQVPVGKRPLSFYDDIAGTGPKPRPRIVSDSKDTA